The following coding sequences are from one Egicoccus sp. AB-alg6-2 window:
- the prmC gene encoding peptide chain release factor N(5)-glutamine methyltransferase, which translates to MSRDHERIRQVTERLAAAGVPSPRVDARLLVEHVVAVAGSCDGCGAALLDGLVSRRADREPLQLVLGRTWFRELELRCAPGVFIPRPETEIVAGVAIDEARRHGAAIVAEPCTGTGAIALSVAVEVSGARIVATDVDPRAVATARDNLGRVLAGEAGAPLVADQVEILDGDLLAPLAPELRGRIDVLVANPPYLPASDRGSWQPEVADHDPDRALVGGTDGHEVVERLLADATAWLRPGGLVVLEIDDRRAGDARAAATAVGLTAVDVVRDLTGADRAVVARRAR; encoded by the coding sequence GTGAGCCGCGACCACGAGCGCATTCGGCAGGTGACCGAGCGGCTCGCGGCCGCCGGCGTGCCCAGCCCCCGCGTCGACGCACGGCTGCTGGTCGAACACGTCGTCGCCGTCGCCGGCAGCTGCGACGGCTGCGGTGCGGCACTCCTCGACGGTCTCGTGTCCCGCCGTGCCGACCGGGAACCGCTGCAGCTGGTGCTCGGGCGGACCTGGTTCCGCGAACTCGAGCTGCGTTGCGCGCCGGGGGTCTTCATCCCGCGACCCGAGACGGAGATCGTCGCCGGCGTCGCCATCGACGAGGCGCGCCGCCACGGCGCGGCGATCGTGGCCGAACCCTGCACCGGGACCGGCGCCATCGCCTTGTCCGTGGCGGTCGAGGTGTCCGGTGCCCGGATCGTGGCCACCGACGTCGACCCACGGGCCGTGGCGACGGCGCGCGACAACCTCGGGCGGGTCCTTGCCGGCGAGGCCGGCGCGCCGCTGGTGGCCGACCAGGTCGAGATCCTGGACGGGGACCTGCTGGCGCCGCTCGCGCCCGAGCTGCGGGGCCGGATCGACGTCCTGGTCGCCAACCCGCCCTACCTCCCGGCGTCGGACCGCGGCAGCTGGCAGCCCGAGGTCGCCGACCACGACCCCGACCGGGCGCTGGTCGGGGGCACCGACGGCCACGAGGTCGTCGAGCGCCTGCTGGCCGACGCCACGGCGTGGTTGCGGCCGGGAGGCCTGGTCGTGCTCGAGATCGACGACCGCCGGGCCGGGGACGCCCGCGCCGCCGCGACCGCGGTGGGCCTGACGGCCGTCGACGTCGTGCGTGACCTCACCGGCGCCGACCGCGCCGTCGTGGCCCGCCGCGCGCGGTAG
- a CDS encoding L-threonylcarbamoyladenylate synthase encodes MPGELLDVTGDAREEAVLRATEVLRRGELVVLPTDTFYGVAADAFNAQGTGRLFAAREQPRRVPLSVLVRSPKQLAGLTTIVPEAAERLVAAYWPGPLTIVLHAEPNLRWELGRTEGTVAVRMPLDDLALAVVRAVGPVASTAASRRGGPAPTTAEAARDQLGEAVELYLDDGARPGRSASTVVDLTRRQPHVLRDGPLDSAEVLKVARGELDPFAATMPDDRDA; translated from the coding sequence GTGCCTGGCGAACTGCTCGACGTCACCGGTGACGCCCGCGAGGAGGCGGTGCTGCGCGCCACGGAGGTGCTGCGCCGCGGCGAGCTCGTCGTGCTGCCGACCGACACGTTCTACGGAGTCGCCGCGGACGCGTTCAACGCCCAGGGCACCGGCCGGCTCTTCGCCGCACGCGAGCAGCCCCGGCGCGTTCCGCTGTCGGTCCTGGTCCGCTCGCCCAAGCAGCTGGCCGGCCTCACCACGATCGTGCCGGAGGCCGCCGAACGCCTCGTCGCCGCGTACTGGCCCGGGCCGCTCACCATCGTGCTGCACGCCGAACCGAACCTGCGGTGGGAACTGGGTCGCACCGAGGGCACCGTGGCCGTCCGCATGCCGCTCGACGACCTGGCCCTGGCCGTCGTCCGGGCGGTGGGTCCGGTCGCGTCGACGGCGGCCAGCCGCCGCGGTGGGCCGGCGCCCACCACCGCCGAAGCGGCCCGCGACCAGCTCGGCGAGGCGGTCGAGCTCTACCTCGACGACGGTGCGCGTCCTGGCCGGTCCGCATCCACCGTCGTCGACCTCACCCGCCGGCAACCGCACGTGTTGCGCGACGGACCGCTCGACAGCGCCGAGGTCCTGAAGGTGGCGCGCGGCGAACTCGATCCCTTCGCCGCGACGATGCCCGACGACCGGGACGCGTGA
- the prfA gene encoding peptide chain release factor 1 — translation MFDKLEQLEARFRDLEAQLSDPEVVSDGQRYTTIAKQHAEIAEVVAAYRDWRQTGEDVEAATEMLAESAGDEADLAKAELDELAARRAALEEQLKLLLVPTDPNDDKDVIVEVRAAAGGDEAGLFAAELREMYLRYAQRQGWRTQLLSESASGIGGVKEAILEIVGRGAYAHLKHESGVHRVQRVPATESQGRIHTSTASVAVLPAAEEVDVEVNTNDLRIDVYRSSGPGGQSVNTTDSAVRITHLPTGLVVSCQDEKSQHQNRDKAMRILRSRLLQAEQDRQAQQRADARSGQIGTGDRSEKIRTYNFPQSRVTDHRIGLTVHNLADLLGGDLDEVVGALRQAERESRLASIQDEG, via the coding sequence GTGTTCGACAAGCTCGAGCAGCTCGAGGCCCGGTTCCGCGACCTCGAAGCGCAGTTGTCCGACCCCGAGGTGGTCTCCGACGGCCAGCGCTACACGACCATCGCGAAGCAGCACGCCGAGATCGCCGAGGTGGTCGCCGCGTACCGCGACTGGCGTCAGACCGGTGAGGACGTCGAGGCCGCGACCGAGATGCTGGCCGAGTCCGCCGGTGACGAGGCCGACCTCGCCAAGGCGGAACTCGACGAGCTCGCCGCCAGGCGTGCCGCGCTCGAAGAGCAGCTGAAGCTGCTGCTGGTCCCCACCGACCCAAACGACGACAAGGACGTCATCGTCGAGGTCCGCGCCGCCGCGGGCGGCGACGAAGCGGGGTTGTTCGCCGCGGAGCTGCGCGAGATGTACCTCCGGTACGCGCAGCGGCAGGGATGGCGGACACAGTTGTTGTCCGAGTCGGCCTCCGGTATCGGCGGCGTGAAGGAGGCGATCCTGGAGATCGTCGGCCGCGGCGCCTACGCCCACCTCAAGCACGAGTCGGGGGTGCACCGCGTGCAGCGCGTCCCGGCCACCGAATCGCAGGGGCGCATCCACACCTCCACCGCCTCGGTCGCGGTGCTGCCCGCCGCCGAGGAAGTGGACGTCGAGGTCAACACCAACGACCTGCGCATCGACGTCTACCGCTCGTCCGGCCCGGGCGGCCAGAGCGTCAACACCACCGACTCCGCCGTACGGATCACCCATCTCCCGACCGGCCTGGTCGTCTCGTGCCAGGACGAGAAGTCGCAGCACCAGAACCGGGACAAGGCGATGCGCATCCTCCGGTCGCGCCTGTTGCAGGCCGAGCAGGACCGGCAGGCGCAGCAACGCGCCGACGCCCGGTCCGGCCAGATCGGCACCGGCGACCGCTCCGAGAAGATCCGGACCTACAACTTCCCTCAGAGCCGCGTCACGGACCACCGGATCGGACTGACGGTGCACAACCTCGCCGATCTCCTCGGCGGCGACCTCGACGAGGTGGTCGGCGCCCTGCGGCAGGCGGAGCGTGAGTCACGGCTGGCGTCGATCCAGGACGAGGGGTGA